The Electrophorus electricus isolate fEleEle1 chromosome 8, fEleEle1.pri, whole genome shotgun sequence genome contains the following window.
ATAACTTACACGGACACTTTTGATTTGCTAAGATAGAAAAATAATTAGATTGCTTGTTATATTTGACGTGGACTAAGtatgtggtaaaaaaaaaaaaaaaaagctagctTTTCACTTGTATAGAGTGCAATACAATGAAAGGATTTGGACTCAAGTTggaatgtatatatatatatatatatatatatatatatatatatatatatatatattctttttgaCAATATTTTGTGcccaataatattaaaaaattaaatgtagagTGTTAGGACATGACCTAGATGTCAATAACAAAAgtatgttaaataaaatgtcaccGTGTTCTTTTCCCTTGTAGCTGTACCATGGGGGTGCAAGGTCTGACGAGTTACGTGGAAGGAAATCGTCAGTTCTTCACTGACCTGAAGCTGAGAAAAAGCCACCTTGTAATTGACGGCTGCAGCCTGTACTTCCGACTGTACTTTAGCTGTGGTTTGGACCAGGCGAGGGGCGGAGACTATGACATCTTTGCTGTTCAAGTGCGACGATTTTTTGCCGCTCTCTCAGAATGCGGTGTGCTCCCATTTGTGGTTGTCGATGGTGGCATAGACCAATCGGACAGGAAATTCAAGACCCTGCGAGAGCGGGCTCAGAGCAAGATCCATGAGGCACATGCCCTCTCCCGGGGGGCTCACGGTAGCGTTCTGCCCCTGCTCACTCGGGAAGTCTTCAGACAGGTTCTGCGTGACCTCGGAGTGCCCCTTGTGCAGTGCGTCTCCGAAGCTGACTTTGAGGTCGCCTCTCTGGCTCATCAGTGGCGATGCCCTGTCCTGAGCAACGACAGTGACTTTTACATCTTTGACTTGCCTGGTGGCTACCTGCCATTCACCTTTTTTGAGTGGGAGAACGTTTGTGGCAAGACCTCGGAGCGCTACATCCCTGCCCTGCGCTTCACCGTCAACCGCTTTTGCTCGCATTTCAACCACATGAACAAACAGCTCCTGCCCCTTTTCGCAGTTGTCACGGGTAATGACTACACACCTGCAGAAACGTTTGAGATGCTCTCCAGCCGGGTTGAGTTGCAGAGGGAGGCGAGAGCAAGGGGAGGGCGTTCAAATCCTCGCATCGAGGGCCTCTTGCTTTGGCTGTCACAGTTCAGAAGCCCACTGAATGCTCTGGAGGAAGTGCTGGGAGGCAGGAAGAAAGGCAACCTGCGGATGCAGCTCATGGCTGGGATACAGGACTACCAGCTCCCTCCTACCAGCAGACTGGCACTGCTCTTCTCTAGCAGTCAAGCTGGACTCCCTGATGTCCAGGGGCTCCCGGTATCTTTAGCCTCCCAGCCAGAGTGGCTCTTGAGGGGGATCACGTCAGGAAGGCTGCCCCCTTTGGTTCTAGATGTGCTGGTGCTCCAGAGAGTCCTCCTGATTCCTCAGGTGGAGAACACTCGTCTGCCCAGTAGCCATGAAGCCTCGTTGAGCATTCGCAAGGCCATTTATGAAATCCTCCTGCTCAGCGGGGCAAGACAGGATCATGCTGTTCAAGCACAGAGGGGTAGAGGAAGTGGTGGAAAGGCAAGAGCAAGTCAGAGTGGGCGGTCACAGGCTTCCAGCGCCAACTCTGTTGTGGAGGAGTATGACAGACTTGACCTTAACCTCAGGAGAACCAGTATAGAGGTTCACCTAACCACTACTCACCCACAGCTCAACCTGATGACTTTAGACAGGGTAAGACAGGATTACAACAATCAGACTGTGAAtggaaaatcaaaacaaaaaacagattaGCAATTACCAGACATAACTCCTTCAGATAAATTCATCTCCTGCTCTCATTCACATTCTGACACAGATGGCAGCATCAGTGAGGCTCCAGGTGTTATTAGGAACGCTGGGTGTGATGGAGCATGTGCTACAGCCCTTACCTCCACATCTGTGGTTGCCTGCATGTGTGACGTATTTCTGGGTGAAGTCCTCTACCCCAAGGCCAAGTGTCTCAGTGCAGCAGTGCCTGCTCCTCGGGCTGGTGTATGGGGAGCTTTGTCGGCGCATGGCCCTGCCTGGAGGTGAAGGTGTCACTTGTACCTAGAAAAAGACACCTGGTGTTCATAACATGCTTTAAGTAGGATTGTGGTTGAACCTCGAGCCTTAGAACCTTCATGATTTCTCAATTGTTTGCTAAACATAAATGGAAGTTTGGCATCTGTGTAAACCACTcttgtttttttcacaatttATGTCCTTTGTTCTAACCGTTACAGATCCACTACATTTCTGTGCTGCTACTGCCTCTGTCTGCAAGCAATTAGACCGACTGAGACTTAACACTGGTCACAGAAGGGGCTTGGATCTGGGTGTGGCTCACTCTCTTAGCCAATGGCAGTCTTGTATGTGGGCAGGAATTTACCTGAACCAGCTACTGTGCTTTCCACTTCCTGAGCCTCACTGTGTCTGGTactgtatgtctctctgtgtttaataCTATTACTATGGAAGTTTGTTCTGTTATTGTCACTGCTTCAGCATTAGTTATGTGATATTAGTTAGacaagcacagcagtgttgcatGTTATTGGTTTCAGCATATAACTGTCTTGTTATATCATTACACTGCACTAGATTTTGGCCAcctttaatgttgtttttaccTTGCATTAACTAACACATGAATTCCATCAGTGGAAGTTCTCAGAacatactttttaaacatgaaataaacaaatctaCAAGACATACTTTTCCTAGGTATAGAAGTTAACATTTTGATTGTTGGCATCGTTCCAGTATCTTTATATAGTAGAGCCATAATATAACCAAACCTCTGATTGATtgatccatctctctctctctctctctctctctctctctctatctctctctctctctctctcccactctctctttatttatttttttaattcccccccccccccccccccctttcccacCCCAGGCTGTTCAGTGGTACTCTGCTACATGGTGTGCAGGCTGCTCTTCGGGGGGGCCACCAGGCTGAGTCTTTGCTGGCTGGGGTATCTGTTGCTGGACAGCTCTATGCTGTCCTGTTAGGGGTAGTGACGGGCTCTGTTGGCCAGTCCCAGACTCTTCACTCTGCACCACTTCCATCAgcggggagggggagggggagggggagagggaggggccagggtAAAAGGAGGCGTGGTGGGGGCAGCAGgaacagtagagagagagatggaatgcAACCTGTCACTGGGTTGGAAAATAGGTTTGGCGTGCTGACCTGTGAGGATGACTGGAACTAGGACTGAAAGATAAGATGAAGGAACcttccattcatccatccagaGGTGGTGGAGTTAGGAGAGGACTGGGATAAGCAGACACCTAGGAAGGGTTTAAACAGGTTTGACTGGACCAAAATGAATGTCAGTCTTATTAAAGTTTTATCTTTTTGTATCAAGGAATTACACCAATTACATCTAAGCACTTAATTCAGGATGGGGACAACTGCCTTCACTTTGGTTTTTATACGCCAGGTGCCTTTGTGGAAGGCAAAACAATTTTTagcaaattcttttttttaaatctggcaGCTAAAAGAAAACTGCTTGCTACCAAAGTGCCTCACATACACTAATGCTGTTAAGATGCTGTCATGTGTATGAAATTAGATTTCAGCTTTTAAACAGTTTAGTCATTAGTGccttttattaaaatgaaacaccTGCTTATGATGAtaacatttctgtttgtctttcttgtAAGAAAGGAACAGGAAGAACTAATAACCTGGAACCTGCTGTGTATTTACATCACTGTTTCCTAGATTCATTGTTAATCATGCTAGTCTTTTAAACTAAAGTTTTCATTACTGGTGGTAAATATGGGCCATTTGTCCGCATAAAAAAGTTCATTGTGAACACTGCTCTAAGTATTGTTCAAGTATGAGAGTAAGTGATTGGATAATGCGGAGGACATTGTGCTTTTGATTTAAGATGGGTGGTCATGTGGATGATGTGAATGATAGCTGGATCTTAGGAGGACAGCACTGTTTTAAGAGGCCATCTGCATGCAGTTGCATTCACTGAAGTGAATTACACTCTTGCTTTGTACCGCCATAATGTAAACATCCTGTCTTAAAGGCATGTATTATGTGTGTAGAGATTGACCGCTgttaatgtgaatgtgaaaactAGAGGAATGTCAATGTTTTGCGTAGCTGTTTGCCCTATTGTTACACCTAATGCTACTCTTGTGGattatgacaaaataaatttaacattaggccatattttttgtttttatatgtatttatgagAAAATTCTATCAATTTTTATCTATTTTGTATTCTCTGATCTCATTAAAGTGGAATCTAGATTTTTACTCAGTTGAAAATGTTCATGTGCAGATATTTGGTAGTGAGTAACCAGATGAAAAATTGAAAAAGGTTCTCACACTACTCTTGAAAAGCTTCATGTGATGAATCTTGCGCTTTTTATAGTTTGATGGTGCGAATTCGGTATTACTAAGTTGAGCAACTGGCCTCGGGTGGAATAAGGTAACTATTACAGCTTTATAAACGCGACATGCCTGCTGAGTACGTCCTCGGTTTTGGTTGTGTACTGGTTTAGTCTGCTCGCTCGTCTCCATCAGTTCACGAGGGTACGTACACGTGTATCCACACGGACTAGGACCTAGATCATTTTGCTGAATGTAGCCGTGagtacacatttatacatgAGTTATCTAGACGTACAGTAGCCTACATATTCACTCGTTTTGTATGACACATATTTAATACGATTGCATATTTAAGACGATTGCTTAATGCAAAACTAACTAAGCTGTTAAATGTTTCCATGTCGGCTGCTGGCTCCGACCTATTCAGTCATTTTTCGTCGAGGGCACAGTCGTAGTATTAGTCTAATATTGGCACAGGGAGTGGGGGTATCTCCTGTGTCAGCACATTGGCTGTAATAGCAGTCGCGCTTCGATATTCCGAGAAACCGTTTGAAGCATTCTTCGCTCATTGAAACGGCAGCACGAAGAGAGACGGACAAAATATATATTGGAAAAAGTCATACGAGCGTAGACGATACTTAACAGGTGTGCGCGCAGAGCGGGAAGAAGTGGGCGCGTGTTGGGatgggagagaaaaggaggtcGAGGGTAATTCAATATAGTTCAAACATCGTGCGTGCACTGTGAATCTAGCACGTACAGGAGGCAGAAACATGGCTTTGGCCAAGGTTGGAATACAGCTGCAGTTTCTGCTGTACTCTGTGTCAAGCTTCTCATCTAACAATTTGGATAACATTATTCCAACAGGTAAGATGTTATAGATAAGATAAGTATATGTTATACGAGAGCATGCGATGTGTCTTCCATTTTTCGCTGTtagtggtgggtgggtgtattaATTTGAGGAAGGCGATTAATATCGCTTACCAGTTTCATTGCTGTGTAGATGTGAGTTCCTTCAGTTTCTGTGTATTACAGCAGACTACAGGGACATATATTAGTGTTGTATTCCTGTACGCTCAGGCTCTTACCATGAGTCAAGTTGATATGAATATCAAAGGACAGACTCACAATAAACTACGCACGGATCTGAGGAGTGTAGTAGTGTTAAACGCCAAACGTTGGTGGAGAACCACCGAATTGTTTCTGTGGATATGTGAGCCTACAGTAGTGCTGTTTGACTATTTTGCCTTAGATACAGTTGAAgatacaaatgcaaatataacaTAGTTTGAAATTACACCAAAGTGTTAAAGTAATATTATATAATCCTGATGCTTAAAAGAGGACAACATACATTTCACAGGCCCTTCTAATCCAGAGaaatttacatatttcacaCCTACATATATCACACAATTTAAATATATCACACAAAGTGTGATCCCTGGGAACTGAATGAACTACATTGGTGTTGGCAAAAATGTTGCTTTACTGCTGAGCTACAGTGGTACGTGTTTAACATCAAGCAATAAGCAGACTAAAAAAATTCTAGTCTCCTTAGACGGTGGACTGCCTGTCCCGAATTCTAATAATTGTTGTGTAATTGATTGCCATAGCCTTGGTCCCACCGGATGCTCTGAATAAAATTGAACCATGTTGCCTAGTGACTCCGCCTCCTCCACCCTTGTTCCCGCCCCCTCCCAGCGTCTGGAGACTAGGTCAAGTGAGTGATTATTCATGTGATTTGTCTGCATgatacttaaaaatatttgggtttttttcatgtttactagacaaagatttttttatatgctcatttaacatttaatcatttctgGCTAATGTATTCCACATTTCTCAGCTATCATATATAATGACAGGTTCTTATCTTCTCCTTTATTAAATGTGCCTAAAATTTGtacactatttaaaaataactattaGTAATTGAGATAAACAACATTCTTGGTTTTACAATGCTATTTCTCAACAGCACTAGAGGAATTATACTGTATTTCTCCTTATGAAATGACAGTCATTCTAACTAGTTCTAAATATGAAAGCGTGAGAggtaaaaccaaaataaatctGAGCAGCTACATATTTtaaaggagtttttttttttcttcaaagacGGGTAAAGTTAGGATTTAGATTCTGACCCCAGCTGTGTGGTGTGCCATCAGGTTCCTGTGAGTGTTGACTAAGTAAAAGGCTAGTCAGTCAGACTAGCTGCGATGTGATCTTTGTGCTTCTGACAGACTCAGGATGGAGTTCTAGAGTCTGACACATTCAGGATGGCATTCTAGAGTGTGACAGACTGAGGATGGTGTTCTAGAGTGTGACAGACCCTGAATGGTGTTCTAGATTCTGACAGTCCTTGCTGGCTTGTGATGGGGAACACATTGATAATTGGTTATGGGTAATTGAAGGGTCCCTGAAGAAGTTAAAACAAACTATTCAAAAATAAGTTGTTACTTATTGgttaataatgtttgtttttaaggtgTTCCCAGTATCTTTGGAGCCACAGGGAGGTAGAGTAAAAGATGAAGAGCCAGTGATGCAGCATTGTCTACCAGGACCTCCGGGTCTCCCTGGCCCTGTTGGACCACAGGTAGGGATGAACACCAGCAGCATTACAGATAAAGTAAAGCgttatatttactgtgttaGTACTATATAGAATTATTCACTCTCCATTTCAGGGAATTCCAGGAATACATGGACCCAAGGGAGAGAAGGTCAGTCTGTACAGGACTCTCTCATATACTGCAGCTGTACAGCAGAACCTAACCATTTATTTAAGTTCCCTTCCTTTTCCCTGTTCTCTGTAGGGTGATATAGGTCGACCAGGATCAAAGGTAAGATTTGATTCACCAAAACTGGTGTGAATCTTTAAACATAACCATGATGAACCTCCTTAACAAAGCCTTATGACCAATGGAACAACAATTTTTCTGTTTACCTCACCAGTGTGTTATCACATCTCAAGATTATATgaaaacactacaacactgtgttatgtttgtgGTGCTCTTTATTGTGTACTGTAGCTTTGCAGTGCTCCAGAGTTCCACTTTTTTGTTAATTACTGTAGTGCATTAAGACCTGGCTTTGGTCCGTGGGCATGCTGCCTGGCAATAGCATTTAGTTTAGTGCTTGACACGGACATTAATCTCCCCACTGCAGTGCACACCAGAATCAGCAAAAAGCCATTTAATTACACTgagaactagagagagagagcaaagagcaagggagggagagagagggagggagagagagggggggagagagagaaagagagagagaagcaagaaAGAAGCTGCAGGGGTTCTAGCCTCCAGATTAGGTTTGGCAGGACGATATGCAGTCAGATCAAGGGAGaaatgtgtgagacagggaaGAGAACTTTTGAGTAGATGAAGAAGCTACTTACAGACTTTTCATACAGTATATGCTCaccagtaaaaaaacaaacgtgtggggggtatggggtgtgtgtgagtgtgagggggtgtgggagtgtgagagtgtgaggaagtatgtgggggtgtgtgggtggtgtgggagtgtggtgtgtgtgggagtgtgtgggagtttAGTGGTGCACCACTAAACTGGCACTGACACCTGTATGCTTTTATACAAAAccatattaattaattaaatactgTCCTGTGTACGTATCCTGGGTAAATGCAAAATGGTAACAGTGACAGGTTATCATCATGAATCATGAAACAGCTGAGGTCATGCCTGTCATTTATTTGAGTATGAATATGAACAGTAGAAGTCTCAAAGTTGCATTCAACACTGCACAGTAGCTGTTGTGCTAATGTATCTAAACTAATGTATCTGTGTGCTTCTGTAGGGTCACTCTGGTCAGCCAGGTCTTCCTGGTAGGCAGGGTCCAATAGGGTGGCCTGGGCCTGAGGGAACAAAAGTAAGATCTGCATTTCAGCTATAGACTCTGCTATACATCACCATTCTGCTATAGGCTCTGCTATACATCATCATTCTGCTATAGGCTCAGCTATAGATCACCATTCCCGTTTAAGGGAACTTAAACCATTTATTTAAGTTCCCTTCCTTTTCCCTGTTCTCTGTAGGTTGATATAGATATAGTCTGCTATGGACTCTGCTATAGATCACCATTCTTCTATAGGCTCTGCTAAAGATCACCATTTACCATTCTGCTATAGGCTCTACTATAGATCACCATTCTGCTTTTAATTTTCATTCACTTTTAAGTACTTATGgcacactgcaaaacaaatactGTCCATTAACCCAACAGTTCTCAATTGTTAGCTTACTAAAGGCAAGACACAGTCGGCATTTCACCCTGTAGCAATCAATAGAACATTTCCTCAGGTTAGCAGTTCCTGTTAATACCCTGCTCTTCCCGTGTGACTGACAGGGAGAGAAGGGTGACCCAGGGCTGATGGGAATGCCTGGCATGAGAGGTCCATCGGGTCCTAAGGTGAGAGAGTCACCCCCTCTTAGCACACCTTCTGCTGCAGTCTCCCCACCTTGCACACCTCCACCTGCATAGATTCCCTATTAGTCTGAGCATGTGCCAAGATGAGGTTTGATTGGTTTGAGATGTCCAACACTGCAGGCAGAATTGCTTTGCTGACTGTGGAGGACGTTGTTGGAGATGGCACGGGGGGAGAGACTCCGATTCCAGACACAAGGGGATTGGTCCATTTCCTGCCAGTTATTCTGGCATAAACTGAAACACTGCTGAAGCTAGCTCTGACATTCCCTTCTTATTAATGAACAAACAAGTAAAGTAATGAGTGAACTTTATTGATAGTGGGGGAAATTGTAGAAGAAGAGGCCTTCTATAGCCGGTGCTGTTTGTAGATTTCTATTGGTTTGTGGCTTTTTTCTGATGCTGAATTTGGAACTTTGAAACCCCTTATAATGATTATAATGATTCTCTAAGAAATATAGTACcagatatttgtatttttttgtgaaGAACAGATCCATGAATAATGTTCTCATAATTATGAGTCACAGTGCTTCTGCACCCATCTGTTAATACACCTATTTAGAAGCATTTTTGtggaatttttctttttacacagGGCCTGCCTGGATACAAGGGAGAGAAGGTTTGTCTTTTAAACTCTCTTATTTTGGAAATGGGAAaataagtgtttattttgtttcagcaCTGAGTGTGTCAGAGTCCCTTCACAGGATTCTGTTCTGTAGGGCTCACGGGGGTATCATGGAAGTCCAGGTGTAAAGGGAGACAAGGTGAGGGAAATTGTATGTGTCAGTACTCATGCATGTGTCAGTACCCCAGAGTGTCAGTACCCCAATGTGTCAGTTCTGTCCTTAATACATTGTTTCAGATATGTGTAATGTACTCAGTTGAGTGTCTCTGTAGGGGGTGAACGGCCTGACTGGAATGGTGGGGCAGAAGGTAACAACTGAGGAATTATGGGAGTCCGCATTGATCTGTCATATGTCTCAGTGCATATTTGATTTCAATAAGTTTGTGACTTTCCTTctatgcctttgtgtgtgtgtgtatacatgtgtccCAGGGTGAAATAGGAATGAAAGGGGAGCCTGGTGTTTCAGGGCAGCGTGGGCCTTCAGGACGACCAGGTAGAAGAGGCAAACAGGTGGGGAGAAACCACCTACACATGTGTACCTACAACACCCGTAACCATCTACACACATGTACCTACACCACCCCATAACCCCCTCCACACATGTACCTACACCATACATAACCCCCTCCACACATGTACCTACACCACCCATAACCCCTTCCACACATGTACCTACATCACATATAACCACCTCCACACATGTACCTACAGCACTCATAACCCCcaccacacatgtacatacaccaCCCATAACCCCCTCCACACATGTACCTACACCACATATAACCAACTCCACACATGTACCTACAGCACTCATAACCCCCACCACACATGTACCTACACCACCACATACCCATGCCACACATGTGCCTACACCACCCCATAACTATGCTACACATACCACCCATAACCACCTCCACACATGTACCTAGACCACCCATATTCACCTCCACACATGTACCTACACCATACATAACCACCTCCACAAATTACATGAGTCATTTTAGATTCCACAACAAATTCTCTGATAGTTATAAACTCACCATACTCATGCTCACTGTTAGGAGTTTTAATTAGAGgtatttttgatcattttcatcATCTCTGTGTAAATCCCTTGAGATGTTCATGGTGCCTGGTGCAGTTTCATCATGGGCCATTGTCACACATTACACTGATActggagtgagagaaaacacCAACACTCTGAAACTTTACGAAAAACCACCTCTTCATTCTGGAcaacactccaaacacacacacacacacacacacacacacacacacacacacacacacacacacacacacacacactctgtacacACTCTGTGTAAATCCCTTGAGATGTTCATGGTGCCTGGTGCAGTTTCATCATGGGCCATTGTCACACATTACACTGATActggagtgagagaaaacacCAACACTCTGAAACTTTACGAAAAACCACCTCCTCATTCTGGAcaacactccaaacacacacacacacacacacacacacacacacacacacacacactctgtactCACTCCATACCCCTCatatactttcacacacacacacacacacacacacacacacacatacacgcacacactgacatgctctctgtctcttcaggGCTTACACCAGTTCCAGCTGAATGGAATAATTTTGGGATTACCCAGCATGCCATGAGTCTTTGAATACACAAGTAGCATAAGGGTCACTGACACCAGAGACCCATCACATTTTTAGCTTGTgttcactcacatacacacacacacgtacacatgcacccacacacacacccccccacgtTCTGCTCATCTTCACACACCCAGTTACCTGATCCAACAGTGCCTTACTTTGCTAAATTAGTCAGGACCTCTTCCTGAGGTGTCTGTGAGACTACTGCATTAGCACACATGTCACACTATCAAattgtctgcatgtatgtgtgtgtgtgtgtgcgtgtgtatggttTCATTACAGCCTTCAttacagcttgtgtgtgtgtgtgtgtgtgtgtgtgtgtgtgtgcatgctttccTGACCTACTCAACCttcactacagtgtgtgtgagtgtgtgtgagtgtatgctcCCTAACCTGCTCAGCCTTCGTTACAgcgtgtgtgggcatgtgtgtatgtgtgtgcgtgttcgtgtgtgtgtgtgtgtatgtgtgtgtgtacatgcctgtGCCATGTAGCTTTCATGAAGCAGGACCCATTAGAGGAGTTGTCAAGTTCTGCTATCATCTTGTATTGGACAGACATAGCTGTGTCAGGTTTCAGACCTCCTGTGTTGCTCTGTACATAGGCTTTTCCTGTCTGTACCATGTCAGAGCCTTAGGACAAGCTTTGGGAGATGTCTGGTAGGGCTGTGCCCCACTCTTTAATCATTGTGGGTTTAACTACTTACCCTAGCTGAAGCAATCAGAGAAATTGGTGTCATGACCTTTAAGGCTTCAGTGCTTGCTAGATTGCAGACCTGGAGCGTCACTCGAGAGCACATCAGCACTTGAACCTTGGACTGAATCTATgaactcactcactctctcattctcacgttctctctttcacattctgtctctcactccctctctctccctctcacttcctctacactactgtgtgtgtgcatggttgtgcAGGGATCTAAAGGAGAGCCTGGTGCAGTTGGGTTCATGGGTCCTTCTGGCCCTGTTGGACCCAGTGGACATCCGGGACCCCCAGGAGCTCCTGCCTCAGGTGGTCAGacgtgtgttcacacacacacacacacacacacacacacacacacacacacacacacacacaaacacacacctacagagtgagagggacacacacacacaaactctagTTTCAGTGCTTGCCTGTGTatgctgtgaatgtgtgtgtggggatgtatctggtgaatgtgtgtgtgggtggtggtggtgcaggCCTGTATGTGATGGGTGAGAAAGGTGAGAAGGGGATGCCTGGTGTTCCTGGACACTGCGATTGCAGCCTGAACAACGCTGGGA
Protein-coding sequences here:
- the wu:fc38h03 gene encoding acetylcholinesterase collagenic tail peptide isoform X1, with the translated sequence MALAKVGIQLQFLLYSVSSFSSNNLDNIIPTALVPPDALNKIEPCCLVTPPPPPLFPPPPSVWRLGQVFPVSLEPQGGRVKDEEPVMQHCLPGPPGLPGPVGPQGIPGIHGPKGEKGDIGRPGSKGHSGQPGLPGRQGPIGWPGPEGTKGEKGDPGLMGMPGMRGPSGPKGLPGYKGEKGSRGYHGSPGVKGDKGVNGLTGMVGQKGEIGMKGEPGVSGQRGPSGRPGRRGKQGSKGEPGAVGFMGPSGPVGPSGHPGPPGAPASGLYVMGEKGEKGMPGVPGHCDCSLNNAGSAGLQRRGKYDKVSEIFVVNSEEDLKQLHSENALAFRKDQRSLYFKDTDGWQPIHLLNFQSTERVKGGWVCGDGVVEPQNGEECDDGNKVVTDDCVGCKKAFCGDGYRHDGIEECDGKDFGYQTCKTYLPGTYGLLRCTESCSIDSTACKLFT
- the wu:fc38h03 gene encoding acetylcholinesterase collagenic tail peptide isoform X2, with the translated sequence MALAKVGIQLQFLLYSVSSFSSNNLDNIIPTALVPPDALNKIEPCCLVTPPPPPLFPPPPSVWRLGQVFPVSLEPQGGRVKDEEPVMQHCLPGPPGLPGPVGPQGIPGIHGPKGEKGDIGRPGSKGHSGQPGLPGRQGPIGWPGPEGTKGEKGDPGLMGMPGMRGPSGPKGLPGYKGEKGSRGYHGSPGVKGDKGEIGMKGEPGVSGQRGPSGRPGRRGKQGSKGEPGAVGFMGPSGPVGPSGHPGPPGAPASGLYVMGEKGEKGMPGVPGHCDCSLNNAGSAGLQRRGKYDKVSEIFVVNSEEDLKQLHSENALAFRKDQRSLYFKDTDGWQPIHLLNFQSTERVKGGWVCGDGVVEPQNGEECDDGNKVVTDDCVGCKKAFCGDGYRHDGIEECDGKDFGYQTCKTYLPGTYGLLRCTESCSIDSTACKLFT
- the aste1b gene encoding protein asteroid homolog 1, translated to MGVQGLTSYVEGNRQFFTDLKLRKSHLVIDGCSLYFRLYFSCGLDQARGGDYDIFAVQVRRFFAALSECGVLPFVVVDGGIDQSDRKFKTLRERAQSKIHEAHALSRGAHGSVLPLLTREVFRQVLRDLGVPLVQCVSEADFEVASLAHQWRCPVLSNDSDFYIFDLPGGYLPFTFFEWENVCGKTSERYIPALRFTVNRFCSHFNHMNKQLLPLFAVVTGNDYTPAETFEMLSSRVELQREARARGGRSNPRIEGLLLWLSQFRSPLNALEEVLGGRKKGNLRMQLMAGIQDYQLPPTSRLALLFSSSQAGLPDVQGLPVSLASQPEWLLRGITSGRLPPLVLDVLVLQRVLLIPQVENTRLPSSHEASLSIRKAIYEILLLSGARQDHAVQAQRGRGSGGKARASQSGRSQASSANSVVEEYDRLDLNLRRTSIEVHLTTTHPQLNLMTLDRMAASVRLQVLLGTLGVMEHVLQPLPPHLWLPACVTYFWVKSSTPRPSVSVQQCLLLGLVYGELCRRMALPGDPLHFCAATASVCKQLDRLRLNTGHRRGLDLGVAHSLSQWQSCMWAGIYLNQLLCFPLPEPHCVWLFSGTLLHGVQAALRGGHQAESLLAGVSVAGQLYAVLLGVVTGSVGQSQTLHSAPLPSAGRGRGRGRGRGQGKRRRGGGSRNSRERDGMQPVTGLENRFGVLTCEDDWN